Within Calliopsis andreniformis isolate RMS-2024a chromosome 4, iyCalAndr_principal, whole genome shotgun sequence, the genomic segment TTTCGAACTTTTGACAGAACTCGATGCAGATATCACAGCATGTATTTGTGGAGTAATGAGGTGTAAATTGTCAAAAAAGTTTCCTATATAATTCATAATGGATAATTTTGTTGATATTCTTTCCACTTTACCGAGTTGCATTAAGAATTTGTCTTCCTCCGTTAAAAGATTAACGTTTTTCTTTTCTATTATGTATTCTCTGTATGCTTTTATCTGTAACATTACAAAAGTTTCGTGTTTTTGTAATTATCGATAACAGTTTCTAATAGTAAATTACAATTAAGCGTACCTCTTGATCTGTAGGCACCATACGTTGTAGCAACTCTACATTTTCGAGCGAAAGTACTTTCAAATCAAGGGCGTTTACGGCTGAAATGACTTTTTCTACTGGCATTTCCATTTTTCTTCGCGATATAGCTGTAAAAACATCAACGTATATACTTTCTAGTACTAAAATATGAAGTAAAGAAAAATTAATGTACATACCAATATTTCGTAATCGGGTGTGTTCCAAAAGGGAAACATTTTCTGGCTTCTTGAATCTCTTACTGGGAAAGCTATGAAGACCGTCGATTTCGTTGGTTCCATTGGCTACGTGCCCACCCATACCTATCTTAAATCGTTCTTCGAAATCGGAAAAGTCTATGTAATTATGCAGTCGATCGTCATCCAATTCATTAAAAATAGTGCCTCGAACTTGGTTGGGTTTTAATGCGATCCAGTTGAGTGTAGGAAGTTTGTACTTCGTTTGaacctacaatggaaaaatagaAACATATGATTAACATTAATATGCAAATTGTACAGCAAAAGAAGCCATTTTATGCAATTGTATTATTTTGGAATTGATATACTATAAGGAAATTGTATCTGGTGTAATTGTAAGGCAAAACAAACTAtgtcatatttttaaaaaatttaagtgAACACCTTAATTGAgacctagaatatagaatttatcttttcagaaagaagaaaaggcaTTAAAATAACttatttacttaaaaataagaGTTCAAAAAAGATACAAGTTGATAAAACAGAACTGAATTAGAAAACTTCAAATGCTAATATCTCGAAAAGGAAAAAGTATGACTTAGGACGTAGATAATTTTTCCTTACAACTACAGGTATATTAGCTGTGTGCGAATATGTTTAAGGAAAAGAAGAGGAAAATATATACCTTTCGTTTAATAgtcattgctccatcaggtgcTTGCATCATGCCAGCAGGTGGTGGCGGTATAGGTGCAGGTGGTGGTAATTTTTGATCTCCTGGAGATAAAGACACCATGGGAGGTGGGGGTGGACAGGGTGGTGGAGGTGGCGGAGGTGGCGCAGGAGTCACTGGCGGAGGCTGTTCCAATGTTGGCGATGGAGTCGAATTAAATGTCGAAGATATAACGTTATCTGGATTATTCAGCGGACTCGTTGCTGATCCATTTCGAAGATTGGCTATTAATGTCCAAAATATCATTTGTTAAGTTCTTATACTTCATATGGAGGGTGTTCGACGAtaagtatcagaaattttaagagacgATTCTATAGGtcaaaatagaacgaaaatgATTTGAGGTTTCGATTTAGATTTATTGATTGCTACaaaaacgcctaaaatacacgtgaaatgtgtcttggGACTTATTTTACGGTCGCCTTTTATTATCCAGGTTAGACATagtgaaattagtagaataagacccaaatcagacacatttctcactaaacgcaattttgtcattcttaattttcgtcttattttagcatatagaattgccatttaaaatttctgatcagCTGATCTGACCAGCTGGTCAACAGCCGAATACTCTGTATACTTAAAGTATAGGAAAATTTGAAACATACCCGAAGAACCTTTCGTGAGAGTTCCAGTTAAAGTTTCCAACTCGATGATTTTGTTTTCTAAAACGCTTTGTCTTCGAGCAGAATCCTGTTTCTGTCTTTTCAGGGCTGTAAGCTCCTCTTCAGCTAATCGACGAGCTTCCACGGCTTCGGCATATTCCACTTTTAACGCACCTAATTCAGTTTCTAATTCTGCTAATTTCGCAAGAGATTCTCTTTCCAATTCTGCCATTCTATCGTGTGCCTGTTTTTAATCAATAACACATTTATTTAATCAGTTATTAAAATATGTGTTAAATTCTAAAATACTGTATACACTTACATGACCAAGTTCATCTTCCAATTCAGCTACTTTTTCTAACGCGGCAGTCTTAGTTTCACTGTCTTCCATTAAGGCAGCTACATCGAATACATTATCTAAATACGCAGAGATTTGAACCTGAAaggaaattgaaattaaaattgaaataaatattcaaaacagTTTTATTACTAGAATTACGAAGTCATCGTAATATAAACAAATTAGTAACTGTCAGTTTGTTTCgtatttaatataatatataacatatcacaataatttttatttctaacactattttaaatacatataaattctcataacataAGTCTGTTATGTCTTGAATAAGTCTGATTTTTCCCTGTCATTTTTTATCATAAACATGTGTAATTCAAGAAAATAAAAAGTGCTTTTAATATGTACATCACGATTTTTAGGAACAAGACATAAACATATGTTATAGTTAACTTTTTTCTATATAAATAAGTTGCAAGTATTAGTAAGAAGGAATTGCATTCAATATATTAGTAAAGTGTATCTGTTTTAAGCATTTaggtaaaatttaattttacaacAAAATAAGTGGTACTGTATAAAAACAATTTAAATCAATGATATCGTTGAATTCAAGTACTAGGTAAAACTATTCATTAACAGAATAAAATGGTTAGAAAATTCGAAATAAGTTCATTCTTCGATTTATGAAACTTGATCGCGAAGTGATAACTACTTATGGCTACTTAAAAatttattacaaatattttgcaattattacaacagtattttcaaaTGCTTTACACTTGGTATCTTCAGAAGTCCTCAGGGAGGACTTCAAGAAATGTAAAAGAGCGCAGAAAATTTGATTTGGTACTGACGTATTATAGAAACAAAAAGATGAAAGGAAATATAAAATTGTATGAAATATATACTTTCACAAACCTGCAAATCCTCGCTTTCAGTATGCCTGAGTTTTTCCAGATACTCGTCCAACCCAAGCTTTGTGAATTCATATTGCAAGTGTACCCTGAAGTTCATATCTTCTACCGAATGAACAACTATATTCACGAATTGCATACAAGCAACTATGAACTCAATGTGAAAAGTGTCGTATTGGGTGAAGTATGCCATGAGAGTTGTAAATCGTcgcctttccgagcaaacttccTTAAAGTTATCAAACGCGGACAGAATGATTTCATGGCCACCCTTCACGAGACATATAGCAGCAAGAAGTTCTAATACTAGAGCCTTCGTTCTGAAACAATAATCTTCGTGTTCATATCCTGCATCGATACGAAGAGAACAGTTTGCACGGGAGGAAGTAGGAATTTACCTTAAACTCTTGTGTATTAAGCTAAGAGCGATACAGTTGATGGCTTCTCGATGCTGTATGACCATATTAAAGCCGTACtgtaacaaataattataaaatcttAAAATGTCTGCAATTAATAGCCTTTGTAGTGTTCAAATTTAACGTTAAAAGTTTTATATGGTATATTTTGTTGCTATAAATTCACGACTAAAGGTAAAGAGCAGATGGTTTGTTCAAATTGACTTGCCATCGATGAATCAATTTGGCTTATTAAAAAGCGAAAACGAAAGAAAATAAGAGATGATCTTGCTccaaaaaatgagaaaaaaaaaCCCATGACGAATTTATAATGAGAAGATATCGTTGCTATATTTATTGCACAGTGGACcttaatacaaaagaaattcttttctttttaaatttgtaTTGTACGAAAATGGAAATTATACACAATTTTTTTTCGCCATGGTTACACTATACGAAGTTCAAGAAGCACTTCTCTATATAGGTAGTAAATACTGTACACATTACATTGAAACGTTGTGTTCACATGTACAGGATCGTTTAAAATAAATGTACCTATCTACTAGCCTTTATTCATCTAAAAAACTTGTATTTTCTTTTACAATACTTAAGAGTTTGTAATTAATGGTGATAAATTAAGAGACACATTTTctgttaatattaataaatttcgaTACGGCAAATATGTTTCGAAAATGTGATTGATTGTTTAGTTTTCTACTTTTTGAATTCAATTGATGAGTTGAAGAATTGTACCTACAAGTTCAAACTTACTtaaacattttcaaataatctcaaaattgTATATAGAGCCCAGAGCCGAAGTGTATTAATTTACACAGAAAACAAGTAGACAATACACTCTGCCTTTGGGATTCAAATATGTAAAATGCATAGAATCACACATTGTgattaaatatctcaaaatgagATTTTTCGACTTCTACTGTTCTCCAACTCGCCGAtccaatttaatttaattataccTATCAGTTATAAAAAAAATCTCCTGCAAATATTTACGTTTGCCTCAATTTGCGAGTCAGTGTAATGAGAAAATTGTGTAAAAAAGCAACGAAACACAGAAACATGAAATCAGCTAATTGAACAACCTCCATCCTCCTCCAGTAAAGTCTGTACGCCAATTCTTGTCCGCACAGTTTCGTACCTTATTATTCATAATTGCACGCATGCACAGTATGCAAACGTGAATGTCATCTTTCGCTTCGCCCATATTTAGACGTGCCACGTGCCGAGATCTCCTTTTAACGCCGGGGCTATCCTTGAGCTCGTGAAGAGACGGTCTGAGACAACCGTTGTTTAAGGGCGAAGTGTCCCCAGAACCAGCTGGAAAATAATTACGTCATCCGTGATTTGCATTGACCGATTAAATCTGTTCTTGGACGCCAGTTATAGGAGAGGTACACTCAAGCTCGGTGCAACGGTGCTGGGGTACTCTTACCGGATTGTAATTTTTCTTCGGAACTCGCGTGGGATTCCAAGAGACGTTGTTCGTGCCTCATCATGAGCAACCTGAAGCTGAGGTAGTCTATAAGGGCGTCCAAGCCTTGGTTCTTCTCGTCTAGGAACTCCCTCACCCACCTAAAGCATTGTGTAGATCATACACCGaactttagaaaataattttacaCTTCCCTGCTGCATCGTTGCATAATGGAGTATTTGTTAGGAGAAGCTGGTTAAAAGTCGATTCAAATTTTCTTTAAGCTGTGAAATGTTTATTTCTAGAGATAGTTAAATGTGGAAAAAGTGTAACAATAAATTTGTTCATTTTTTACAACTAAGAAGAATTTTTATACTACATATTCCTGTCACAACCATTCTCTGAAACATCGTTCGCTTATTAATGACTTTTAGGTAGCTTTTCAGGAGATTTTTAGTAAGTTATATAATacatttttgaataatttttacttttttattgTCTACTTTTTCTGTGACTATTGCTGTCTGAAAATGACTAATATTTCAGTGAGGTATTTTTCACTTCTAGCATTTCATAAATGATTTTGTTATACCTACTTTCCAGCGATTTTCCATACTTCTTTTTGGTGTCATTGGAATAAAGGTTTCTGTTTATAATACAAAGAGAATTGACTACCAACTCGTGTCTAtatgattttttaaatattttatttcttggaGTGTGTCGAGCAAACGCATCGTACTTTTCTACTAATTTATTGATTATGTTTGATGTTGAAacataattttgaaaaattgtctACAAAGTTTAACCTGGACATAGTAAATCGACTTCTACTAGCACAAGTACACAGTTCATATTCTAGGTTACAAAAGAGGAGCAAATCATTTCTTAGCGAAACTATAAAACTTTAAttcaaaatttattattttattattttattattatcttaCTGCCTTGGATAAGGGTATACCAAATTGAAATAAATGATTAATAGAAAAGCTGAAGAATTAGACTTGAAGGATCAACTGAGAATCAATAGAAGAACAAGAAAAATGCGACATAGAAGAGTCCAATTAAACTAACTATTTTGTACATCATTAAAAAATTactttgaaattattttaaagaagaaagttatttttcgtattatacagtatgTATGTAACTTACAAATTGAGAATTTCAATACGAAAATGTCATAGTAAAATAAATCATGCATATACATAAATCAACTTATTTTTGAATTTGTGTTCTGTCATTTGACTCTGTTAAAGCCAAATATGTTTGGTCAGTTTTTCGGGACAAATACTCCACTGTGCATCGTCTTATTGGTAAAAGCACGTTGATCgacaaattaataaattatgttTTACTTATTGCTCTTCCATCTTGATTCAACATTAAATTAAGCAGTGTGTTTATCCATTTGATAAGAGCTTTGGCCATAAATATTAGAGGTCATCGATGACTCATAGGGTATGGATGTGTTAACAATCACATAAATTATGCCACTAGTTACATACATATGGATGATGTGGCAGTTATATTATCTACTAAAGCACAGAGCTTAAATTAGCGTTTACTAAAGTATTTTAAATtcacaaaaaaaatattttccattAAATTATACGTGTATTCATAATGATGTATTATTTTTACAATATAGGTAGTTTTATAGTCTTTATAATATATACCTTAATATTCATCTATACGAtctattccatcgaataaatttCACCTTTATGATtagaacatttaaatattttatgtctACACGACAGCTGCTTAATACACATACACATACCCATACCTTATTTTAGTGAACTGTTTAATTCTCACGGCTTGTTTTATTGTTTGATATCTAAGATACAGCACATAAGTGTTTACTCGCCATAAGCTAGTCAGTATCCTCATTGTTTCTCTTTATTTCATCGTCACTTCTGATAATCATCAATACATTAATTGATATTAAAAACGCGCCTTTTGTATTATATAAGTTCATTAGTGGCTACACAAGATTATAGCGAGCAAaaatttacttttgaatataatAATGAAGCTTACTCTATGTGATTTGTACGCAAGGAGATTTCCAAATCCCGGAGTACTTGGGTGGACGTCGACTCTCCCACCATTTTTCTTTTCTGGAAGAATGTAAGGAAACGATACGACTATATAATCATTAGTATCCGTTGTTCACAATTTTAACGAGAGAAAACGAACAGAAAGTAAACGGATTTTTTGTCATCAAAAAACTAAACGGTTTCTGAAGTGTACATTTTTTTGGTACACACATACGCAGTTACACAAGATGAATGAACTCATCGTGATATAATTCAAAATAAAGTTTGCACATGCGATGCCTTATTTTTggaaaaaaataatatatatatattttataataataataataatatatatatatctttaGGGTGTTCAACAACAGGTTGAAGAAAATTTAAGTAGTGATTCCAAATATTAGagtaattatttgtattatgtttataaattataggaaataaaatattttatttagtcTTTAGTAGAAATAAAATCTTTTCTCTTCTAGTTATAGTGTTTAAAATGCTCAGAAAtgttttcttttgttgcattagcAGTTTAAATTCTAAAGTTTTCGGTTTCCAGAGACAACAGTAAATATTTGTATTGGTTCTTAGAGATTTCTGAAAATACTGTAATAATTTAATTTCATGTTATGTCGTTTGAAAGTAAAGTAactaattataaatattattacttGGAAAGCGTTGCCTCTAATGCATTTCAGGGGACTTCTTATGGGACACTTACAGTACgttctttcatactgtttattatttcatttttctcTGTAGATTTATTTCTGTATTCAgtttaattttcaattattcgatgtatTAACAATAAGAGTACAGTAAGATTTCGGTTTGTGCCATTATTTAATACTAATATACTGGGAATAAAAAAATTGGCTATCTAATGGCTActtcaaatttaaataaaaattaaatcaaaTAAAGACTAATAAAGATTCTCTAAAGATTTACCATGCAAAACTACTCCTTTTCTTATTATATCACGATTATTGATTCATGATGCAAAGTAAAAAGTTAGTATGTCCGAAATCGCGTAATAACGCAATGGAtaacgaaaatttgaaaataaaaaataaataagatgTAAAATTAGTGCAACATACTCGATGGCTTCGCGATGCTTTTGGATCCAGGTAGGTGCGCAGTTTTGCTAAATAATGGGACGGTGGATCCTTCGCTTGTACTCTTTCCTGAAAACATTCACATCGAATACAATTAGTACATTAATGATATAGATAGGTATTATTTTAAGCTTAAACATAGAATCACAGAAATTTCAGTTTCTAGTAATTTTAATATAGATATTTTTCGTAATTTCAAAAACAGTCTGACAGAgttttaaaaaaaatagaactaaAAGCTATCAAGATCAGAATAGATTTATGTATCCTGCCCAACTATGAAGAAAGgcagtaactacagaaaaatgtgaaagtgagttttttgcatttttgggtaatattaaacattttgcctctgttttagtgcaaaatagctgtaaaatattatttagtAGATACTGTTGTTTTCCCATAGTTGAACAGTACTATTTATagtatatatattttaaaaattagttacactattaatttatttactatAGGCTTATGCTTCTGTATAATCTTCCCAGATAAAGTTATAATTTTAGCACCGATTAAGCTAATAAAAAATCATCTCTACCACCATTTCTTCGTTGCTTAGGAATTAGGGAGTGAGGACAGCGGAATCATTAAAGGCATGAATGGGAATTTCACGTTTCGAAATTCTATATCTTTCTTTTCTTAATGGTCATATTCTTATCTTTCTCATTTTCGTCTTTAAACTTCAAGATCTATAAAACCCAACGAAGATCTATAAAACCTTACTTTTTGGAACCTGAAATTATGAAGCATGCTTTTTATAGTAGTCTAGCATACATATGTGTAATATATTCCACTAATACAGGCAACTtgcattcaagtaacttgatgtCAAACTTGTGTTCGcataagtcaagttacttggattcaagtggttCGAATTCGAAAATAACTTGAATGCTGGCTAtcatacaaaaataataaaaatggcatAGTGCATGCTGGTTATTTTATTACGTATTTTTCAAACCAGACATGCACTTTTGACAGCCTTCTTGACATTTACATATTTGTCGACTTGCTTGAAATTTGCCTTTTAGGGTACAGTATACGTCATGTAATTCACGGTAGTAGTAACGTACAGTATACATTAATTAATGTGTACTTCAAGGCAAGATAAAGCTGAAAGGACCTCAACTTCACTTAAAGCatgaaaggatatttcaaggCAAGTATAATAaaacgttcacattggtcaaattaccacaaatcacttgcattcaagccacttgaattcaagtaacttgactaggtTTGACGAATTATTCGATATTGTCTCCTCTCTTTCAACTATTTCAAATGCCTGGAAATATAAGATGATACCTGCCGTATCCCTATCTTTGAATTTTCGAACAGTTCACGTTTTAAGTATTTCCATAAAAAGATATAAGAACATTGAGAAACTCGTAGATGTCCTCTACCTTGGTCATAGTGGACAATATTATTAAACAACAATGTGTTAACACAGCAACACCATATATCATAAATTAGTGTAATATTCGTCTTTGCAATTAAAAGATATTAACTTTTGTTCAAGCTTTCTATATAACGAACTTTTGTCTATTAAATCTCTTTTACTCGAAAACTTCGATAAGACGAAACCTCCCACTGGAACATTTTACCTATTTCCTCGAAATTCGAGTTACCGAGGTTCGACATGAAAAGAAAGAATTCATTGAAGCGATGAGTATCTAGACTTTAGTGGGTTTCAACGAATGCCTTCATAATCGGCAAGCGTGTAattccacactggttttaatgggTGAGGTTCCCGCAATTTTGTTCATTCGTACGGTGTAGAACAATATCCCACGGTTTCCTAAATACGTAGATGTGCGAGTGCGTGTCTGCCTGCGCCACTAATTTGGGTAATTTCACGCGTGTGGGCTCACGCTCTCTTCGTACATACTTTCATCTCGTATCTACGTTTTTAGGCCAGTTTCAAAGGATCTTCATTACTTATTTGTGTTCCTCTTCGAAACCCCGTCTTACTTCGAAGTTGATGAGCTTTTTGTAATTACTGTTAATGGTAAGAACTGCCAGATTCATTCTATAATTATACACTTTATGGAGTTTAACATCATTATCATTTCATGTAGGTATGTAAAATAATTCTGAGTTTCACTATGTTTCATTTGAGCGATTTAACCTTTCGACTTTTTGTAAATTTATTGTAACATTGTGGTAttgtttttcaaattttgatcaGGTACTGTATTATTTAAATTGGGGAATTCAAATGTTTGACGTAGGATTATTTATGTAACGGTTTTGCAATTATGTAGAATATTTATAGTGTTTAAAGGGTACAGAAACAAATTCTACAGAATCTAACTGAAATAGATTAATAACCCACACAGTGGTAATTTATTTCAGTTTTTAATTGCATAGGTAAATTAAAACCTAATGATACTGATTTTATATCAATACTTTCACTGTATAAAGTATAAAAGTAACAAAATTctcattatttttgttttacctCCGCATCGTTTATTTGTAATTTACGAAACAATTTGAAGCAATTCTTATTTATACACTTCCTTTACATACATTATGATAATCATGAATTGAAACACTTagatatttctttatttttattgtatatcaaACAGTCCTGACGAAATTCAGTTGTTATATTGATCCACTCTATCATGTAGAAAATTGTTTGTATAATAATGTGATTAACACAATCCGATTAAATCATGATACGGCACTAAATGCCACAGTTTGATAATCTTCTGAAATACTGCTTTTGTACTATATTCAGCTTAACACATTTAAAGCCCAAAGCTGCGTAAGcgcaatattattaaaaaacgcATACAAATCCTATATATTATacacttatatattattttattgagagaaaacaaatatttgataatataaCTATAGACAATAATATAACTATAATATAACTATAGTAATTCCACACTGGTTTATAACTATAATATAACTATAGACAATAATATAACTATAGATAATATAACTATAGACATAACTATACAGGCACCCACTAAATAAAAAAGATCCACACAAAAGGTTTAGGACTTACAAAAGCTGGTGTACATCTAAGAGTTATAAACACTttaattttttctattttcaaaatattgtaGAATCTAAGTCAGAAAGAAGAAAtagtaagaaaaaaaaatattaagctaATTTATGCAATTCCCTTCCATAATGATAGCACGAAGAAACAAAAATCAATCATGTAAatttactaaaaaaaaaaatagtgtgTGTTTATGCAACTTGGGACCTTAATAGGTTGCTAGCTGTAGCTGTAGAACTATAGGGTCTTTCATTAAGAGTGATAACTCTACATAcaacttattttatttaaatttgaaaagtactgtgaaaattgtatttaaatttaatgtacttttattgccatTAAACATGGAAAACAATATTGCTTAAATGTCTACCACAGTTTCGTCCACAGAGAATTGAGGCTCTATTTCACCAATTTCACTAATAACAAGTAACGTAGTCTTTAACATCCTCAATTATTCTCGGTTTATTGATATAGACATGAGATTTAACGTAGACCCacaaaaaatatttgaagaagTTAAATCACACGACCTCGGAGGCCAATTTATGTCATGCAAGAGTGTCATAAAAAATTATGTTTCTTCTAAGATGGTACCAA encodes:
- the Frl gene encoding formin-like protein isoform X2, which translates into the protein MGIVQSRAGENDGGVREVFIGGVKGGAAHQSCQPSLGMGSLGGPHARSGSVRGAPRQPMPDAVELERRFTKVLASMDLPPDKAKLLKQYNNEKKWDIICDQERVQAKDPPSHYLAKLRTYLDPKASRSHRKRKMVGESTSTQVLRDLEISLRTNHIEWVREFLDEKNQGLDALIDYLSFRLLMMRHEQRLLESHASSEEKLQSAGSGDTSPLNNGCLRPSLHELKDSPGVKRRSRHVARLNMGEAKDDIHVCILCMRAIMNNKYGFNMVIQHREAINCIALSLIHKSLRTKALVLELLAAICLVKGGHEIILSAFDNFKEVCSERRRFTTLMAYFTQYDTFHIEFIVACMQFVNIVVHSVEDMNFRVHLQYEFTKLGLDEYLEKLRHTESEDLQVQISAYLDNVFDVAALMEDSETKTAALEKVAELEDELGHAHDRMAELERESLAKLAELETELGALKVEYAEAVEARRLAEEELTALKRQKQDSARRQSVLENKIIELETLTGTLTKGSSANLRNGSATSPLNNPDNVISSTFNSTPSPTLEQPPPVTPAPPPPPPPPCPPPPPMVSLSPGDQKLPPPAPIPPPPAGMMQAPDGAMTIKRKVQTKYKLPTLNWIALKPNQVRGTIFNELDDDRLHNYIDFSDFEERFKIGMGGHVANGTNEIDGLHSFPSKRFKKPENVSLLEHTRLRNIAISRRKMEMPVEKVISAVNALDLKVLSLENVELLQRMVPTDQEIKAYREYIIEKKNVNLLTEEDKFLMQLGKVERISTKLSIMNYIGNFFDNLHLITPQIHAVISASSSVKSSKKLRAVLEIILAFGNYLNSSKRGPAYGFKLQSLDTLLDTKSTDKRMCLLHYIVATIRVKFPELINFESELMYIDKAATVSLENITTDVHELEKGMDLVRKEFELRGKEKHNTVLRDFLNNSEEKLRRLKSDARTAGEAFRECVEFFGESPRQVDANTFFSLLVRFARAFKAADQENEQRRRLEAAAAEALNTSEEVIKRNKLNQKKQQDAVINELKNKTRLVQEKKLLQQDEVYNGALEDILLGLRSEPYRRADAVRRSQRRRIDNHRLSRTAEELEL
- the Frl gene encoding formin-like protein isoform X1, with the translated sequence MGIVQSRAGENDGGVREVFIGGVKGGAAHQSCQPSLGMGSLGGPHARSGSVRGAPRQPMPDAVELERRFTKVLASMDLPPDKAKLLKQYNNEKKWDIICDQERVQAKDPPSHYLAKLRTYLDPKASRSHRSYRFLTFFQKRKMVGESTSTQVLRDLEISLRTNHIEWVREFLDEKNQGLDALIDYLSFRLLMMRHEQRLLESHASSEEKLQSAGSGDTSPLNNGCLRPSLHELKDSPGVKRRSRHVARLNMGEAKDDIHVCILCMRAIMNNKYGFNMVIQHREAINCIALSLIHKSLRTKALVLELLAAICLVKGGHEIILSAFDNFKEVCSERRRFTTLMAYFTQYDTFHIEFIVACMQFVNIVVHSVEDMNFRVHLQYEFTKLGLDEYLEKLRHTESEDLQVQISAYLDNVFDVAALMEDSETKTAALEKVAELEDELGHAHDRMAELERESLAKLAELETELGALKVEYAEAVEARRLAEEELTALKRQKQDSARRQSVLENKIIELETLTGTLTKGSSANLRNGSATSPLNNPDNVISSTFNSTPSPTLEQPPPVTPAPPPPPPPPCPPPPPMVSLSPGDQKLPPPAPIPPPPAGMMQAPDGAMTIKRKVQTKYKLPTLNWIALKPNQVRGTIFNELDDDRLHNYIDFSDFEERFKIGMGGHVANGTNEIDGLHSFPSKRFKKPENVSLLEHTRLRNIAISRRKMEMPVEKVISAVNALDLKVLSLENVELLQRMVPTDQEIKAYREYIIEKKNVNLLTEEDKFLMQLGKVERISTKLSIMNYIGNFFDNLHLITPQIHAVISASSSVKSSKKLRAVLEIILAFGNYLNSSKRGPAYGFKLQSLDTLLDTKSTDKRMCLLHYIVATIRVKFPELINFESELMYIDKAATVSLENITTDVHELEKGMDLVRKEFELRGKEKHNTVLRDFLNNSEEKLRRLKSDARTAGEAFRECVEFFGESPRQVDANTFFSLLVRFARAFKAADQENEQRRRLEAAAAEALNTSEEVIKRNKLNQKKQQDAVINELKNKTRLVQEKKLLQQDEVYNGALEDILLGLRSEPYRRADAVRRSQRRRIDNHRLSRTAEELEL
- the Frl gene encoding formin-like protein isoform X3, producing MMRHEQRLLESHASSEEKLQSAGSGDTSPLNNGCLRPSLHELKDSPGVKRRSRHVARLNMGEAKDDIHVCILCMRAIMNNKYGFNMVIQHREAINCIALSLIHKSLRTKALVLELLAAICLVKGGHEIILSAFDNFKEVCSERRRFTTLMAYFTQYDTFHIEFIVACMQFVNIVVHSVEDMNFRVHLQYEFTKLGLDEYLEKLRHTESEDLQVQISAYLDNVFDVAALMEDSETKTAALEKVAELEDELGHAHDRMAELERESLAKLAELETELGALKVEYAEAVEARRLAEEELTALKRQKQDSARRQSVLENKIIELETLTGTLTKGSSANLRNGSATSPLNNPDNVISSTFNSTPSPTLEQPPPVTPAPPPPPPPPCPPPPPMVSLSPGDQKLPPPAPIPPPPAGMMQAPDGAMTIKRKVQTKYKLPTLNWIALKPNQVRGTIFNELDDDRLHNYIDFSDFEERFKIGMGGHVANGTNEIDGLHSFPSKRFKKPENVSLLEHTRLRNIAISRRKMEMPVEKVISAVNALDLKVLSLENVELLQRMVPTDQEIKAYREYIIEKKNVNLLTEEDKFLMQLGKVERISTKLSIMNYIGNFFDNLHLITPQIHAVISASSSVKSSKKLRAVLEIILAFGNYLNSSKRGPAYGFKLQSLDTLLDTKSTDKRMCLLHYIVATIRVKFPELINFESELMYIDKAATVSLENITTDVHELEKGMDLVRKEFELRGKEKHNTVLRDFLNNSEEKLRRLKSDARTAGEAFRECVEFFGESPRQVDANTFFSLLVRFARAFKAADQENEQRRRLEAAAAEALNTSEEVIKRNKLNQKKQQDAVINELKNKTRLVQEKKLLQQDEVYNGALEDILLGLRSEPYRRADAVRRSQRRRIDNHRLSRTAEELEL